One genomic region from Listeria monocytogenes encodes:
- a CDS encoding class I SAM-dependent methyltransferase — MKMTKRKKIVLIILGGILGMSFILYKPLINYLSEQAANPRGIIGEITTKIWSSYFEDLSKWTISNTEMGDATNILDIGYGGGSNVKNLVELNKNVTIYGVDISKESYKTATNLNKKAINNGKVKLSIQDVALMNYPADFFDIVYAIQTHMYWDNPRKGFEEIYRVMSNEAVFILSSEKDKIEYHMDEYKTTASLTALLKEIGFREVVEKEKGNWVLYTVRK, encoded by the coding sequence ATGAAAATGACAAAAAGAAAGAAAATAGTTTTAATCATTTTGGGAGGTATACTAGGAATGAGTTTTATTTTATATAAACCATTAATTAACTATTTAAGCGAACAAGCGGCAAATCCGCGTGGAATCATAGGAGAAATCACTACGAAAATATGGTCATCTTATTTTGAAGATTTGAGTAAGTGGACAATTAGTAATACAGAAATGGGTGATGCTACTAATATATTAGATATTGGTTACGGTGGGGGTTCCAATGTTAAAAACCTTGTAGAACTAAATAAAAATGTAACTATTTACGGGGTTGATATTTCCAAAGAATCTTATAAAACTGCCACCAACTTGAACAAAAAAGCAATAAATAACGGAAAAGTAAAACTATCAATACAAGACGTCGCATTGATGAATTACCCGGCGGATTTTTTCGATATAGTTTATGCTATACAAACTCATATGTATTGGGATAATCCTAGGAAAGGGTTTGAAGAAATCTATCGGGTAATGTCAAATGAAGCGGTTTTTATACTATCATCTGAAAAAGATAAAATTGAATATCATATGGACGAATATAAAACAACTGCCTCGTTAACAGCTCTCTTAAAAGAAATAGGATTTAGGGAAGTAGTGGAGAAGGAGAAAGGAAATTGGGTTTTGTATACGGTCAGAAAATAA
- a CDS encoding DEAD/DEAH box helicase: MTESNIPSFWAEKWQEHGYETPTEIQSAMYQPIKDGADVLAVSPTGTGKTVAYALPTLEKIEAIPKTQWLVLAPSHELVMQITEVIRSWLPSDDLTVISLIGGANVKRQIEKLKKKPQIIVASPGRALELIKQKKIKMHEIKTITLDECDQLLRQENFKSTLEIVESAVRDRQLTLVSATKLENPDMFFAQTENTPVMLEVTAKPEELTNVEHLYMDVESRDKATLLRRISHIKDMRGLVFVKDKPRMEILLEKLHYDKVKAAGIHGEIRKEKRKKYLDDFKKGTLTYLIVTDVAARGLDIEDLPYVIHYDLAASEKEYTHRSGRTGRMGKSGTVITFANPREIRTLKQYLTIHNLKGKQVRFYQGKLLDGAVPENKIAKKASRPPKQVQKSKKDDGKKPFRKDKPTGAAGGHKEKPTNSAKPTRNKPNKFNKKPNNFKKS, from the coding sequence ATGACAGAATCAAATATTCCAAGCTTTTGGGCGGAAAAATGGCAAGAACATGGTTACGAAACGCCAACAGAAATTCAAAGCGCAATGTACCAACCTATCAAAGACGGTGCAGATGTACTTGCAGTATCACCAACTGGAACGGGGAAAACAGTGGCTTATGCACTGCCAACCCTTGAAAAAATAGAGGCAATTCCAAAAACACAATGGCTTGTTTTAGCGCCATCACATGAATTAGTAATGCAAATCACGGAAGTAATCCGTTCGTGGTTACCAAGTGATGACTTGACGGTGATATCTCTAATCGGAGGAGCCAATGTCAAACGTCAAATCGAAAAATTAAAGAAAAAACCGCAAATTATTGTGGCTTCTCCAGGTCGCGCACTTGAACTAATCAAACAAAAGAAAATTAAAATGCATGAAATCAAAACGATTACTTTGGATGAATGTGACCAATTACTTCGCCAAGAAAATTTTAAAAGTACACTTGAGATTGTTGAAAGTGCTGTTCGTGATCGCCAATTGACACTTGTATCCGCGACAAAACTAGAAAATCCGGACATGTTTTTTGCACAAACAGAAAACACACCAGTAATGCTAGAGGTAACCGCAAAACCAGAAGAATTAACGAATGTGGAACACCTATACATGGATGTGGAATCACGTGATAAAGCTACTTTACTGCGCCGCATTTCGCATATTAAAGACATGCGCGGCTTAGTTTTCGTAAAAGACAAACCACGAATGGAAATTTTGCTAGAAAAACTGCATTACGATAAAGTAAAAGCAGCTGGAATTCACGGCGAAATTCGCAAAGAAAAACGCAAAAAATATCTGGACGACTTTAAAAAAGGCACGTTGACTTATTTAATCGTGACAGATGTAGCGGCTCGTGGGCTGGATATAGAAGATTTACCCTACGTGATTCACTACGACTTAGCAGCAAGTGAAAAAGAGTACACACACCGTTCTGGACGCACTGGGCGAATGGGTAAATCAGGTACGGTTATTACTTTCGCTAACCCACGTGAAATAAGAACATTAAAACAATATTTAACCATCCACAACTTAAAAGGGAAACAGGTTCGCTTTTATCAAGGGAAGCTTCTTGACGGTGCTGTTCCAGAAAACAAAATCGCTAAAAAAGCATCAAGACCGCCAAAACAAGTTCAAAAAAGTAAAAAAGACGACGGGAAGAAGCCGTTCCGCAAAGACAAACCTACTGGAGCTGCTGGAGGGCATAAAGAAAAGCCAACTAACTCGGCTAAACCGACACGTAATAAACCAAATAAATTCAACAAAAAACCAAACAATTTTAAAAAATCTTAA
- a CDS encoding aminopeptidase, protein MTVFSEKLEKYAELIVKVGVNVQPEQKVVIMAPVDAAPLVRLISKYAFEVGAEDVIMDWRDEELGALRYKNAPLRVFESAPVHRVAEKTELAKEGACFISITSEDPDLLNGVDSNKIATFQKTMGGAMSEFRELMQANVVSWTVVAAASQGWAAKVFPDLTPAEQMETLWEAIFETTRINTENPVETWKNHDQTLAAKAESLNEKQFTSLHYTAPGTDLTIGLPKNHLWVGAGSKNKKGHEFMANMPTEEVFCCADKLKVEGYVSSTKPLSYAGNIIDNFKITFEKGRIVGVEAASGEEILKDLIATDEGSHYLGEVALVPDPSPISQSGILFYNTLFDENASNHLAIGSAYAFNVKGGEEMSREELEAAGVNNSLTHVDFMIGSSEMDIDGVTESGEVVPVFRKGDWAF, encoded by the coding sequence AGTATTTAGTGAAAAGTTAGAAAAGTATGCAGAATTGATTGTAAAAGTTGGGGTAAACGTCCAACCTGAACAGAAAGTGGTAATTATGGCTCCAGTTGACGCGGCTCCACTTGTTCGTCTTATTTCCAAATACGCTTTTGAAGTTGGAGCAGAGGATGTCATTATGGATTGGCGCGATGAAGAATTAGGCGCATTACGTTACAAAAATGCTCCACTACGCGTTTTTGAAAGTGCTCCGGTTCACCGTGTTGCAGAAAAAACAGAACTTGCCAAAGAAGGCGCTTGTTTTATCTCCATCACTTCCGAAGATCCGGATTTACTTAACGGCGTGGATAGCAACAAAATTGCGACATTCCAGAAAACAATGGGTGGTGCAATGAGCGAGTTTCGCGAGTTAATGCAAGCAAATGTTGTAAGCTGGACAGTTGTTGCAGCAGCTTCACAAGGATGGGCAGCAAAAGTATTCCCAGATTTAACTCCAGCAGAACAAATGGAAACACTTTGGGAAGCTATTTTTGAAACAACTCGTATTAACACCGAAAACCCGGTAGAAACTTGGAAAAATCACGATCAAACACTTGCTGCAAAAGCAGAAAGTTTAAATGAAAAACAATTTACTTCTTTACATTATACGGCTCCTGGAACAGACCTTACAATTGGTCTTCCAAAAAACCATCTTTGGGTTGGCGCTGGTAGTAAGAATAAAAAAGGACATGAATTTATGGCCAATATGCCAACAGAAGAAGTTTTCTGTTGTGCGGATAAACTAAAAGTGGAAGGTTATGTTTCTAGTACAAAACCACTTAGTTATGCAGGAAATATTATCGATAACTTCAAAATCACTTTCGAAAAAGGTCGTATTGTAGGTGTAGAAGCAGCATCCGGCGAAGAAATTTTGAAAGATTTAATCGCGACAGATGAAGGCTCTCACTATTTAGGCGAAGTGGCGCTAGTTCCAGATCCTTCCCCTATTTCCCAATCCGGCATTTTATTCTACAATACACTATTTGACGAAAATGCCTCTAACCACTTAGCAATCGGTAGTGCGTATGCATTTAATGTTAAAGGTGGCGAAGAAATGTCTCGTGAAGAACTAGAAGCAGCTGGTGTAAACAATAGTTTAACACACGTGGACTTCATGATTGGTTCTTCTGAAATGGACATTGATGGTGTAACCGAATCTGGTGAAGTTGTTCCTGTTTTCCGTAAAGGCGACTGGGCGTTCTAA
- the mreBH gene encoding rod-share determining protein MreBH, protein MFGTTTIGIDLGTANILVYSKEKGIILNEPSVVALNTNDGTVLAIGQEAKEMIGKTPTSISAVRPMKDGVIADFDLTSGLLREIMRRISVSGVRKPNVVVCTPTGATSVERRAISDAVRSTGARSVVLIEEPVAAAIGADLPVAEPVANVIVDIGGGTSEIAIISYGGVVSSTSIRTGGDHMDEEIIQYIRKNYNLLIGQTTAERIKMELGYAPIEHVTQTADIRGRDLLTGLPKTIQVSSTEIQSALAETLQRILEAIRNTLELCPPELSGDIVDRGIILSGGGSLLQGFRDWLVEEIDVPVHMAPSPLESVAIGTGRSLVFADKLAKN, encoded by the coding sequence ATGTTTGGAACAACAACTATTGGAATTGATTTAGGTACTGCGAATATTTTAGTTTACAGTAAAGAAAAAGGCATTATACTGAATGAACCTTCTGTGGTCGCGCTAAATACGAATGATGGAACGGTACTTGCGATTGGCCAGGAAGCAAAAGAGATGATTGGTAAAACGCCGACTTCGATTTCTGCTGTAAGACCAATGAAGGACGGTGTTATTGCTGATTTTGATTTAACGAGCGGACTTTTGCGTGAGATTATGCGCCGGATTTCAGTTAGTGGTGTGAGAAAGCCCAATGTGGTCGTTTGTACACCAACTGGCGCAACATCAGTCGAGCGCCGCGCTATTTCAGACGCGGTAAGATCAACTGGTGCTCGTTCAGTCGTTTTAATTGAAGAACCTGTTGCAGCTGCAATTGGTGCTGATTTACCTGTCGCTGAGCCTGTCGCTAATGTGATTGTGGATATTGGTGGCGGCACGAGTGAGATTGCGATTATTTCATACGGTGGTGTGGTTTCAAGCACTTCGATTCGCACAGGTGGCGATCATATGGATGAAGAAATTATTCAATACATCCGCAAAAATTACAACCTTTTAATCGGTCAAACAACAGCAGAACGAATTAAAATGGAGCTTGGTTATGCGCCGATCGAACACGTAACACAAACTGCGGATATCCGTGGTCGCGATTTGCTTACTGGCTTACCAAAAACAATCCAAGTAAGCTCTACGGAAATCCAAAGCGCTTTAGCTGAAACATTACAACGTATATTAGAAGCTATTCGAAATACACTTGAACTTTGCCCACCAGAATTAAGTGGCGATATTGTCGATCGAGGTATTATTTTAAGTGGTGGCGGTTCCCTTCTTCAAGGTTTCCGTGACTGGTTGGTAGAAGAAATTGATGTCCCTGTACATATGGCTCCAAGTCCTTTGGAATCCGTTGCAATTGGCACAGGTAGATCCCTCGTTTTTGCAGATAAATTAGCTAAAAACTAA
- a CDS encoding PTS lactose/cellobiose transporter subunit IIA, which produces MELEQTIMQLIVHGGNAKSDAMLAIEAAKKGDFDVADEQIKNAEAALLEAHHSQTSLIQGEARGEKAEVSLLLVHAQDHLMNAITFKDLAKEIVDLYRSK; this is translated from the coding sequence ATGGAATTAGAACAAACAATTATGCAATTAATCGTACACGGGGGAAACGCTAAAAGTGACGCAATGCTAGCAATCGAAGCGGCAAAAAAAGGGGATTTTGACGTTGCAGATGAGCAAATCAAAAATGCAGAAGCGGCACTACTTGAGGCGCATCATTCACAAACTTCATTAATTCAAGGTGAAGCACGTGGCGAAAAAGCAGAAGTATCATTACTACTTGTTCACGCGCAAGATCACTTAATGAACGCTATTACTTTTAAAGACTTAGCGAAGGAAATTGTTGATTTATACCGCTCTAAATAA
- a CDS encoding DUF871 domain-containing protein, whose amino-acid sequence MRKLGISVFPQHVALEESLEYIETAAKYGFSRIFTCLISANDEAEFAKLETICKRAKELGFDVIADVDPTVFESLNITYKELDRFKELGLAGLRLDLGFSGSEEAAMSFDDTDLKIELNISNGTRYVESILSYQANVGNIIGCHNFYPRKYTGLSREHFLRTSKQFKDLNLRTAAFVSSNSGEFGPWFVVDGGLPTMEEHRGVEITVQAKDLWNTGLIDDVIVGNMFASEDELRALSELNRNELQLAVEFLDGATDVEKEIVLTQKHFNRGDASEYVLRSTMTRVNFKQHDFPAHDTNTIAKGDVTIDNNGYERYKGEMQVALQEMENSGNTNIVARIVPEERYLLDTILPWQHFRLVEKKK is encoded by the coding sequence ATGAGAAAATTAGGAATATCCGTATTTCCACAACATGTAGCGCTTGAAGAATCATTGGAATACATTGAAACAGCTGCAAAATATGGTTTTAGCCGTATTTTTACTTGTTTGATTTCTGCTAATGACGAAGCTGAATTTGCTAAATTAGAAACCATTTGCAAACGAGCAAAAGAATTAGGATTTGACGTTATTGCTGACGTTGATCCCACTGTATTTGAATCGTTAAATATCACTTATAAAGAATTAGATCGTTTTAAAGAGCTTGGTCTAGCTGGATTACGCCTAGATTTAGGTTTCTCTGGTTCCGAAGAGGCAGCAATGTCCTTTGATGATACGGACTTGAAAATCGAGCTAAACATCAGTAATGGTACTCGTTACGTAGAAAGTATCCTATCTTACCAAGCAAACGTAGGAAATATCATTGGTTGTCACAACTTCTATCCAAGAAAATACACTGGTCTTTCCAGAGAACATTTCTTGCGTACGAGTAAACAATTCAAAGACTTAAACTTACGCACAGCAGCATTCGTTTCTTCTAACAGCGGCGAATTTGGCCCTTGGTTTGTTGTAGACGGTGGACTTCCAACAATGGAAGAACATCGCGGAGTGGAAATTACTGTTCAAGCAAAAGATCTTTGGAACACTGGCCTGATTGATGATGTCATTGTCGGGAATATGTTCGCTTCTGAAGACGAATTACGCGCTTTAAGTGAATTAAATCGTAATGAATTACAATTAGCAGTAGAGTTTTTAGATGGTGCAACTGACGTGGAAAAAGAAATCGTTTTAACACAAAAACATTTCAATCGTGGCGATGCTTCCGAGTACGTGTTACGTTCAACAATGACGCGTGTTAATTTCAAACAACACGATTTCCCTGCGCATGACACAAACACCATTGCAAAAGGCGATGTAACAATTGACAACAATGGCTATGAACGCTACAAAGGCGAAATGCAAGTAGCCCTTCAAGAAATGGAAAACTCCGGCAATACCAATATCGTTGCTCGAATTGTTCCAGAAGAGCGCTATTTATTAGATACTATTCTACCGTGGCAACATTTTAGATTGGTTGAGAAGAAGAAATAA
- a CDS encoding MDR family MFS transporter, which produces MKFSTWDINLKVRLFGEALLDISFWMVFPFLTIYFSESIGRELTSLLLIISQVLAVFTALLGGYFADNFGRKRMMSISVIGEGFGFLVFAIGALHVVDSPYLSFAGFAIASVFMAFYQPASQAMIADVVPPEHRTHIYSVFYMMINIAVVIGPILGSVLFYNFTTETLLAIVCADLLLLFLLQKFGHETAPLLVNPDLQKEAVRKSIGAVLMEQLKNYKIIFKDKIFFLYIVAGIIVSQSFMQLDLLFPLYIKEVIGASNLFAFHFTGEQLFGVIVSINGFFVAALTVVVTRWMSHFREKFVFMNSSFLYAIAIFLFGISTGPWGAICAIILFSFAELMTVGLQQTFVSQLAPEDKRAMYFSAAGLRYTLGKVIAPLAITLSTLIGYTGTFTIIGILALISGLIYYYMYSEFEKQRQVS; this is translated from the coding sequence ATGAAATTTAGTACATGGGACATCAATTTAAAAGTAAGGCTTTTTGGGGAAGCGCTACTCGATATTTCTTTTTGGATGGTCTTCCCCTTTCTAACGATTTACTTTTCGGAAAGTATTGGGCGCGAACTGACGAGCCTTCTGCTAATTATCTCGCAAGTGTTGGCAGTCTTCACAGCTTTGCTTGGCGGCTATTTTGCAGATAACTTTGGTCGTAAACGGATGATGAGTATTTCTGTCATCGGAGAAGGCTTTGGCTTTCTTGTTTTTGCAATAGGTGCACTTCATGTTGTGGATTCTCCTTACTTAAGTTTTGCTGGTTTCGCGATTGCGAGTGTTTTTATGGCTTTTTATCAGCCAGCAAGTCAAGCAATGATTGCCGATGTGGTTCCTCCTGAGCATCGGACGCATATTTATTCGGTGTTCTATATGATGATTAATATTGCGGTCGTTATTGGTCCAATTCTTGGCTCGGTTTTATTTTATAATTTCACGACAGAAACACTACTTGCAATTGTTTGCGCGGATTTATTATTACTATTTTTACTGCAAAAATTTGGTCACGAAACAGCCCCTCTTTTAGTTAATCCTGATTTACAAAAAGAAGCGGTTCGAAAAAGTATTGGTGCTGTTTTAATGGAACAGCTAAAAAACTATAAGATTATTTTTAAAGACAAGATTTTCTTTCTTTATATTGTTGCCGGGATTATTGTTTCTCAGTCGTTTATGCAACTGGATTTACTTTTCCCGCTCTATATTAAAGAAGTTATCGGTGCCTCTAACTTGTTCGCATTTCATTTTACAGGTGAGCAATTGTTCGGGGTTATTGTTTCTATTAATGGCTTCTTTGTTGCAGCGCTTACGGTCGTTGTCACTCGTTGGATGAGCCATTTTAGAGAAAAATTTGTCTTTATGAATTCTTCTTTTCTCTATGCGATTGCGATTTTCTTATTTGGTATTTCGACAGGACCGTGGGGAGCGATTTGTGCCATTATTCTCTTTAGCTTCGCGGAACTGATGACTGTTGGGTTACAACAAACTTTTGTTTCCCAGTTAGCTCCAGAAGATAAGCGCGCTATGTACTTTTCTGCTGCTGGACTTCGTTACACGCTGGGTAAAGTCATTGCTCCACTTGCGATTACACTTTCGACTTTAATTGGCTATACTGGCACATTTACTATTATTGGTATTTTAGCGCTCATTAGCGGGCTCATTTATTACTATATGTATTCAGAATTTGAAAAACAGCGGCAAGTTTCCTAA
- a CDS encoding PTS sugar transporter subunit IIB codes for MNNIMLVCSAGMSTSLLVKKMTEAIEKQQVDATVIAVAEADFDKYKGNVDVVLLAPQVRFLEKNLKRVLDPLGIPVAIINGIDYGTMDGEKVLNDALAMIEK; via the coding sequence ATGAATAACATCATGTTAGTTTGTTCGGCCGGTATGTCCACAAGTCTGCTCGTAAAAAAAATGACAGAAGCTATCGAAAAACAACAAGTGGATGCTACTGTTATAGCAGTTGCAGAAGCTGATTTCGACAAGTACAAAGGCAACGTAGATGTTGTTTTACTCGCACCGCAAGTTCGTTTTTTAGAGAAGAATTTGAAGCGAGTACTGGATCCATTAGGTATTCCAGTTGCGATCATTAATGGGATTGACTATGGAACAATGGACGGCGAAAAAGTGCTAAATGATGCACTAGCAATGATTGAGAAATAA
- a CDS encoding TetR/AcrR family transcriptional regulator produces MNNYEKRTLSKKTAIIEAALILFGKQGFTAVSIKDIAALADVSQVSIYNYFGSKEALIGECARVIMQDTIALAEEILASEGTFTQKLERAIQLCNTEINLSLSKFISKEASKDQQFLILLVNNINSLKKDIYMKYVAAGKEAQVIDNAISDEVIQLFIDAINSLGLTVPEEELEEKQAEIIQLFLYGLIGQGRK; encoded by the coding sequence GTGAATAATTATGAAAAAAGAACGCTTAGTAAGAAAACTGCGATTATTGAGGCAGCACTAATTTTATTTGGAAAGCAAGGCTTTACTGCTGTAAGTATTAAAGACATTGCTGCACTTGCAGATGTTTCACAAGTTTCTATTTATAATTATTTTGGAAGTAAGGAAGCGCTCATTGGTGAATGTGCTAGAGTTATCATGCAAGATACCATTGCTTTAGCGGAAGAAATTTTAGCATCAGAAGGAACATTTACACAAAAATTAGAGCGGGCTATCCAGCTTTGTAACACAGAAATAAATCTTTCTTTAAGTAAATTTATATCTAAAGAAGCAAGCAAAGATCAGCAATTCTTAATACTTTTAGTAAATAATATTAATTCGCTAAAAAAAGATATTTATATGAAATATGTTGCTGCTGGAAAAGAAGCTCAAGTCATAGATAATGCCATTTCGGATGAAGTAATTCAACTTTTTATTGATGCGATTAATAGTTTGGGGCTCACAGTTCCCGAGGAGGAGCTTGAGGAAAAACAGGCGGAAATTATTCAGTTGTTTTTGTATGGGTTGATTGGTCAAGGTCGGAAATAG
- a CDS encoding sigma 54-interacting transcriptional regulator has product MSSRKEEVLQLLNEKEEKVSAADVAELLQMDRANASRYLNDLFKEKRIDKLPGKPVFYQAIKTTERVNQHVGNMQESAFGRLIGSEDSLKVSIQQAKAAILYPPNGLHSLILGRTGTGKSLFAECMYQFAKESETIPADAPFVSFNCADYAQNPQLLFGHIFGVIKGAYTGAEETREGLLKKADGGILFLDEIHRLPPEGQEMLFTFIDKGEFRPLGESANVHHAQVQIIGATTESPDNFLLETFTRRIPMTITLPSLAERNLEERYQLVEFFLNQEATRLHQSIRVHRKALIAFLLYHASANVGQLQRDLKLACAKAFLHYKTKTANYILIEQDDLPIHVQKGLLHLKDEPEKLNRLIDVNKAIFKFVDTSDEFVETEDVHDVYHAIQEKADQLMKEGKDQSELEEALYVDVDQYFHNYMVQLPTHQTAKEIIAPAVWELTEKVYAMAEEKLNRKYNEKMKFAFSLHLQSTIERVREQKHIIHPDLNNIRKKYPKEFQVAIDLSALIEQELSIEIPFDEIGFLTMFLTEEVVDTSLSQENQVEVIVMMHGRSTATSMVETVQELLSIESGIALDMPLTVEVKAMYEKLKQTVIKLNPVKGVLILSDMGSLTSFGNMLTEELGIRTKTVTMVSTPVVLEAMRKASLGRGLEDIYQSCEQLFENKYKAHVLRAKPVKNAVIFTCFTGEGVAEQLRKVVAPIIDETKIEIIVLQFLHKEAFRERIDQLMEEYNILAIMGSVAFEYRDIPFFSALEVLSEGGLGIVSRILNDEVPYEKLIASLEGNLQAVSSAEQLVYFLRKVISELQLQLNVILESGVDIGMILHLAFLIERVKLGAVDREFPDLNEFAKNHMVEMQITQQMMENVEIEYDIVIPQSEIAYLTQMMLSNQVEEN; this is encoded by the coding sequence ATGTCTAGTAGAAAAGAAGAAGTCCTCCAACTTCTAAACGAAAAAGAAGAAAAAGTATCTGCTGCAGATGTCGCAGAATTGCTTCAAATGGACAGAGCAAACGCTAGTCGTTATCTAAATGATCTTTTTAAAGAGAAAAGAATAGACAAACTTCCTGGGAAACCGGTATTTTATCAAGCTATAAAAACAACGGAAAGAGTTAACCAACATGTGGGAAATATGCAAGAGTCTGCTTTTGGAAGATTGATTGGTTCAGAAGATAGTTTAAAAGTAAGTATTCAACAAGCCAAAGCCGCGATTTTATACCCGCCAAACGGGCTTCACAGCTTAATTCTAGGACGGACAGGTACAGGGAAATCGCTCTTTGCTGAATGTATGTATCAATTTGCGAAAGAATCGGAAACCATTCCGGCTGACGCGCCATTCGTTTCGTTTAACTGTGCCGACTATGCACAAAATCCGCAACTTTTATTTGGCCACATTTTTGGGGTAATTAAAGGAGCATATACTGGAGCAGAAGAAACGCGCGAAGGTTTGCTGAAAAAAGCAGACGGAGGGATTTTATTCCTTGATGAAATCCACCGCTTGCCTCCAGAAGGTCAAGAAATGCTCTTTACTTTTATCGATAAAGGAGAATTTCGTCCACTAGGAGAAAGTGCGAATGTACATCATGCACAAGTCCAAATTATTGGGGCGACAACAGAATCACCAGATAATTTTTTATTAGAAACATTCACAAGACGTATACCGATGACAATTACCTTACCATCCCTTGCAGAACGAAATCTGGAAGAACGTTATCAATTAGTGGAGTTTTTCTTGAACCAAGAAGCTACAAGACTTCACCAATCCATACGTGTACACAGAAAAGCGTTGATTGCTTTTTTACTTTATCATGCAAGTGCTAACGTCGGTCAATTGCAAAGAGACTTAAAACTAGCCTGTGCCAAAGCATTTTTACATTATAAAACCAAAACGGCTAATTATATATTAATCGAACAAGATGACTTGCCTATCCACGTCCAAAAAGGTTTACTCCACTTAAAAGACGAACCAGAAAAATTAAATCGTTTGATTGACGTGAACAAAGCCATTTTTAAATTTGTTGATACGAGTGATGAATTTGTTGAAACAGAAGATGTTCATGATGTTTATCATGCCATCCAAGAAAAAGCAGACCAATTAATGAAAGAAGGGAAGGACCAAAGCGAGTTAGAAGAAGCGCTTTATGTGGATGTAGATCAATATTTCCACAACTACATGGTCCAGTTACCAACCCACCAAACTGCCAAAGAAATCATTGCACCTGCTGTTTGGGAATTAACAGAAAAAGTATATGCCATGGCAGAAGAAAAACTAAATCGTAAATATAACGAAAAAATGAAATTTGCTTTCTCTTTACATTTACAAAGTACCATCGAACGGGTACGCGAACAAAAGCATATCATTCATCCCGATTTAAATAATATTCGCAAAAAATACCCAAAAGAGTTCCAAGTAGCTATTGATTTATCTGCACTGATTGAACAAGAATTAAGTATTGAAATTCCTTTTGACGAAATTGGATTTTTAACGATGTTTCTGACAGAAGAAGTAGTAGATACGTCACTTTCTCAAGAAAATCAAGTCGAAGTTATTGTGATGATGCATGGCCGTTCAACTGCTACGAGTATGGTAGAGACGGTACAGGAATTACTGAGTATTGAAAGCGGGATTGCCCTTGATATGCCGCTCACTGTTGAAGTAAAAGCGATGTATGAAAAATTAAAACAAACGGTCATCAAATTAAACCCAGTCAAAGGCGTTCTAATCCTTTCTGATATGGGTTCACTCACTTCTTTCGGCAACATGCTGACCGAAGAACTAGGTATCCGTACAAAAACCGTTACGATGGTAAGTACACCAGTTGTACTGGAAGCGATGCGGAAAGCTTCACTAGGTCGTGGTTTAGAAGATATTTATCAGAGTTGTGAGCAACTATTTGAAAATAAATATAAAGCACATGTCTTACGCGCTAAACCCGTGAAAAATGCAGTTATCTTCACTTGTTTTACTGGAGAAGGAGTAGCCGAACAGTTGCGTAAAGTCGTAGCACCAATTATTGATGAAACAAAAATTGAAATTATTGTATTACAATTCTTGCATAAAGAAGCTTTCCGGGAACGAATCGATCAACTCATGGAAGAATATAACATTCTAGCCATCATGGGGTCAGTGGCCTTTGAATATCGCGATATCCCATTCTTTAGCGCACTGGAAGTTTTATCAGAAGGTGGCTTAGGGATTGTTTCTAGAATATTAAATGATGAAGTACCTTACGAAAAATTAATCGCTTCATTAGAAGGAAATCTACAAGCAGTAAGCTCTGCTGAACAACTGGTTTACTTTTTACGAAAAGTGATTTCAGAATTGCAATTGCAACTTAATGTTATACTAGAGTCTGGTGTAGACATTGGTATGATTCTGCACTTAGCTTTCCTTATCGAACGCGTAAAATTAGGCGCTGTCGACCGTGAATTCCCTGATTTAAATGAATTTGCCAAAAACCATATGGTGGAAATGCAAATTACACAACAAATGATGGAAAACGTAGAAATTGAGTATGATATCGTAATACCGCAATCAGAAATCGCATATTTAACACAGATGATGCTCTCAAACCAGGTGGAAGAAAATTAA